TATGTAAAGCAATGAGGCAAGTGCGGCAAGCAAGCGTTTATGAGTTGTTATATGGCCATGAATTGAAAAAAGCTATTTGTGAAGCGAATGGAGAGCGTGTAACCTATCATTATGAAACGTTGCAATCATGTATAAGAAAAGGATATGCCTTAGGCTTTTTAGAAGAGGATGTTTATGTTTGAACGAAAAGGGTGGCGATTACATGAGCAAGTCTTGTTATTAAGAAGACTTGGGGAATTGTTAGAAAAGGGCTATTCACTTTTGCAAGCATTAGAGTTTCTGCAGTTTCAGTTATCTTCTCAAAAACAAATTCAATTGCAACATATTGCAGAAGAATTAAAAAATGGTCGAAGCATTCATGATGCTTTTCACCAACTTATGTTTCATCCAGACATATTAAGTTATTTATTCTATGCACAGCGGCATGGGGATATTTCTTTTGCGTTGCAACAAGGAAGTGTACTACTGCATAGAAAAGATAAACATCAAAAAGATATGATGAAAGTGCTTCGTTACCCGATATTTTTATCTTTTTTTCTATTAGGGATACTTGCTGTATTCAATTTCGTTTTGCTTCCACAATTTGAAACATTATATAGTTCCTTGCGCGCTTCTTCTGTTTCATTTACCGATCATATTATGCTCCTTATTCGAATGCTTCCGTACATGATTGGAGGATTTTTTCTCTGCCTCGTTTTAGGAACATGTATATATGTATTTTATATACAAAAACTTCCCCCAGTTCAAAGAATGAATATTATGATTTGTATTCCTCTTATAAAAACATTTCTTATTTTAACAAATTCTCATTATTTCTCTGTTCAATTAAGCGGCTTATTACAAGGAGGACTATCGGTACTAGAAGCCTTAACGTTAATGGTTGAACAAAAACATCACCCGTTTTTTCAATGTGAAGCCACTCGAATTGAAGAATTATTAATCGCGGGAGAACAGTTGGATTCTATTATTATGAAGAGTGGTTATTACGAGAGGGAACTGTCTTACGTGATTGCGCATGGACAAGCAAACGGAAACTTAGCGACAGAATTAGGAGACTATAGTGAATTAACGATTGAAAAAATGGAAGGAAAGATTCAACGTATTTTAGTCATTATTCAACCACTTTTGTTTACATGTATTGGCATAATTGTTGTTCTTATGTATTTAGCGATGATTATGCCGATGTTTCAAATGATGAATTCTATTTAGGAGGTAGTTTAAATGAAAAATGAAAAAGGATTTACTCTTTTAGAAATGTTATTAGTGATGGTCGTTATTTCAGTATTACTTTTATTAATTATTCCAAATGTAATTAAACAGCGCTCTTCCGTACAAGGAAAAGGTTGCGATGCATACGTGAAGTCTGTCGAAGCGCAAGTGCAAGCTTATCAATTAGAAAAGAATAAGATACCAACAGTAGATGAATTAGTGAAAGAAAAGTATATTACTTCTACAACGTGTCCAAAAGGGGAACCGATTAGTATTTCAAGTGAGGACGGCACAGTATCTGTTGGTAAATCGTGAAACAAAAAGGATTTACATTTTTAGAGATGCTTCTTGTCTTATTCATCATTTCTATATTAAGCGTCGTCACTTACTTTAATGTTGCTCCGTTATATGAAAAGCAAAAGGTAGAGCAGTTTTTGAAGCAATTTTCACAAGATATTTTGTATATGCAGCAGTTAGCTATAAACCGCCGGAATCTTCATATGCTGCGATGGAGTCCTGAGAAACATATGTACAGTATTTGGGAATCTGGGGATGAGCGTTCCCTTTTTATCCGGGAATATGAACGAGATATAAAAATTGATTTGAATACTTTTCCAAATCCAATGACCTATAATGCAAATGGAAATATAAACAAAGCTGGTACAATTCTACTTTCTTATCGCTCACGCACCTATGAAATTGTATTTCAACTTGGGAGAGGAAGATTTACGTATCGTGAAGTGTCAAAAAGGGTCGGTTATGCTGGAAATGCTTGTATCGTTAAGTTTATTAATGATGGCTGTGTCGCTATTACTTCCGCAAACACTCCTCATCATGCAAGAAAGAAAAAATATTCAATTTCGGTATAAAGCACATTCATTGTTGAAGAGGGAAGCAGCACTATATATGTATCAAAATCAGCTAAAGCAGCAAAAAGAGGAGGCGATAGATGGCGTTGTGTACTGGATACATTGGCGGGAAGAAGAAGTTTGTACAATTTGGAAAGATACCAAACAAAGAAGGATGGAACAATGTCGTCATGTCAAAAAGTAAAGAGGTAGAAGCAGGATTTACGTTATTAGAAATGATGTTATGTTTATTGTTTTTATCTATTTTCTTTCTTCTTGTGCCGCGCCTCCATAGTTTATTTATCGAGAAACCATATTCAAAGCAAATAAACAGTTGGGAATGGAATGTGTTCCTGGAACAAGTACAATTAGAGTTTCGAGAGAGTGAAACCGGGAAAGGTGTCGAGTTAGAGAATAAAGAAGCTCTAATACTTTTTCAAATGAGTAACGGTGCGAATGTAACATATGAAATGTTAGGAAATAATATCGTGAGAAAAGTAAATACGTTAGGAATGGAAATTCTATTACAAAAGGTAAATTCGGTTTCTTATGACTTAACACCTTATATGTTAATTATACATGTGCAAGATATAAGCGGCAAAATGTATCACGGTGTAGCAACGCGCTACACACCCATTGAGTTGAAGACATGAGAAAACAAGATGGTTTTGCGATGCCGGGAACGTTAATTCTTCTCTTCTTACTATTTTCATTCTTTATATATGAAATAAATATGTTGAAATCTGATCAAAGATTTTATAAGGAGGCGCAGCAAAAATTTTTGTTAGAAGAGATTGCTGATCAAGCAGTCTCCTCTATAAAGGATGATTTGCAGGAAAAAGAACAAAATGCTGTATTTTCGTTTCGATACGAAAATGGTGAAGCGAGCGGGAATTATGTATTTGAAAATGAAATTATATTTGTCGCATTGCAGTGTATGACGAAACAAAATCGCTCTTATAAAGTGAACTTTCAGTACGATAAAATAAATAAAAGAGTTATGAATTGGGTGGAAGAGAGATGAGGAAGAAGTTACATGACCATTACGTTTTGTTCTTGATAACAAATTAAGGACAAAACATTTTTTATTAATTTGTGCAAGTAGTATATAAAATAAACCACGTTAGCTTATCTTTCGTTATAATACAAATAATTAAACAGACAGAAAAGAGGTAACAAAATGAAATCCATTTACATAACAGGCTTTATGGGAGCCGGAAAAACAACAATTGGGAGGATGCTAAGTGAGCAACTCCATATTCCAGTTGTAGATACAGATCAAAAAATTGAAGAGAAGCAAAGGAAGGAAATTCGTGCTATTTTTGCAGAAGAAGGGGAAAATGCATTTCGTCAATATGAAAGTGAAATGCTGCGTTCGTTATTAACGAGTAATGTAATTATTACAACGGGTGGTGGCATCGTGGAACGCGCAGAGAATCGTCAGTGGATGAAAGAGAATGGAACCGTCGTGTATTTATATTGTGATCCATATGTTATTGCAGAGCGCCTTCGTGAAGATACGACACGTCCATTATTTCAAAAAGAAAATATTGAGGCGTTTGTGGAGAAGTTTGAGAACCGCCGGGCATATTATGAAGAAGCGGATATATATATTGATACGACAAATAAAAGTGTGGAAGAGATTATGGGGGAGCTACTGCGTAAGATTAATGCGTAAAAAAGTGGACATACTAATCAAGTAGAGGTGATGATATGTCTACTAATGATTATGTGCGTTTTATGACGCAACAATTTGTATCGTATATGGATGCTCCAAAAGAGGATCGAAAGCAAAAGAAAGAGCAGCGCCGTGCTGAAAAAGCGCCGTTTTTAAATAGATGGTTCGGTATGATGCCGCTTAGCGCTGCTTTGTTTTATCAAAACGTTAAGAAGAAACGAAAAAAATCAAGTTAATAAAAATTGGAATGATTTACCGCTAGTAATGATGCTGGGCGGTATAGTACAATTTTTGCGATGAGTGTATACTTGTCATCGATTCGACNNNNNNNNNNNNNNNNNNNNNNNNNNNNNNNNNNNNNNNNNNNNNNNNNNNNNNNNNNNNNNNNNNNNNNNNNNNNNNNNNNNNNNNNNNNNNNNNNNNNTCAACCACCGCCAATGATGCCGCAGCAAATACCGATGCCATATCAATCGCAAATGATGCCACAACAGTATCCATATTATCAAATGCCATATCAACAACAGCAAAATCCGTATTATCAAATGCCACATACACAAGGTATGCCAATAATGCCGCACCAAATGCCAGTGCAACATACTTCAATGCCATACCAACCGCAAGCTGGTAATAATGTTCCACAAATGATGCCAGCAGAAGAAGATTGTGGATGTGGTGAGGAAAGAAATTTATATAGTCCACAGCCAGGTGGGCCATATTATCCTAATTCTCCATATTATCCAACAGCTCAAGTCGCATATGCACCGCAGCCAGGTGCGATGAATTATCAGCAAGATCCACCAGAGATTTTTGGAGAACCACTTGCAGAAGATGAGGAGTAGAGAGAGTTGCGTTAACAATAAAGAGGTCGTGTTAGAAAATTCCTAGTGAAATATTAACAAGTGTAAAAATCTCCTTTGTTACTCACTATAAGAAGGAGCTTTTCGAGAGAGAAGTTCAACCTAACAAGGGGGGTTTTTATATTGAGTAAAAAAATTAAAATTATTGCCGCTTCTTTGTTAGTTACCAGTGCATTAGCTGCATGTGGTACACCTAAGAATAAAAGTGCGATGGATGGGCGCAATGCGAACTACAATTATGAACGTACATCTTATTATGATACACAACCATACAGAAATAATGTAGCACGTACAGATCGATATACAGATTATGTAACATATCGAAATGGAAATAGAGTTACAGATAATGTATATGATCGTCGTAATGATGTTGGATATAACTACTACCGTGATGTAAATTACCACGGTCAAATGGCAAATCCATATCCAACTCGTAACGTTACAATGAATAATTCATACATTAATAATGATGGTAAAACTGCAGAAAGAATTACAAATCGTGTTAAGGGTATGAATAATGTGGATCGTGTTTCTACAGTTGTGCGTGGAAATGATGTAGTTATTGCAGTGAAACCACGCAATCCAGTGACAGATGAAAAGGCAATGGCAAATGAAATCCGTCAAGCAGTTGCGAATGAAGTGAAAAACCGAAATGTATATGTAACAGTAAAAAATGATATGTTTGAACGTGTAGATGCGATGAATACGCGTCTGCGCAGCGGAACAGTTACAAACAATTTAAATCGTGACATATCAGATTTATTCCGAGACGTTCGTGCTGGTCTTACTGGTACAGTGCGATAACAAAAAAAGGGAAAGGTTTACGGCCTTTCCCTTTTCACTTTCATAAATATTAAAATAGCGATGCAGAAAGTCATTCATCAATATCCTGCATACGTTTTTTTTTAATAAAGTAACCAACAGAATAAGAAGCTAAAAAGCATAAGAAGAGAATACTTCCCATAAGAATGCCTTCCCATAGCGGTCTTTCAGGGCTGAAAATAACATAAATAATAGCAAAAATGATTCCTACGATAGCAGAGCGTAAAACAAGTTTGTAATAAAGCGTTAGTTTCATTTCTTTTTCATTTTCTTCTGCATCAATAGAGATTCCCATTTGTAAATAGGCTAGAAGTATACTTGTTAGTATGAATAATAACCATAGTGGAGATTTTGTAATTTGATCTATACCTTCATTGAAGCCAATATACCCTAAGATGCCCATTATACCAATTGATTGAAAGAGAAAGGCAATTCGAACGTTCTTTAAATTTTGAAGGATTAAACGTTCATCTTTTATTCTTTTCAATATACTCACTCCTGTTTACCAGATTTTTCATTGTATCTACATTTATTGTAACATATATGTTGCAATAATCAATTTATATTTTACTTTAATGGTTATAGGAATAAATACTGTTATAAAAAGTTAATAAAATTTTTCTATGTTTAGCTTGCGTTCTTTTTACATTAATGTTATATTAGCAAAGCGATGAGCTAATTTACGTAAGACGAGAGATATGCTTAAGTGCTAAACACGCGGATGTGGCCGCCTGGTCTCTCGCCGTAAACGCATCAAGACGCCTGCTATGTGCAGGCGTCTTTCTTATTATATAAAAGTAAATGACTCATGTAGGTAGGGATTACACCTTACCTGCATTTTTTATTTTCATTAAAAATAACCACCGCTGTTACTATGGATAAAACTTCTATTTCCGGAAAAACTACAAACGGAAGTTTTATTTTGCTTAGAAGAGGTGAGCGGAAATGAAATTCATGATGGTTGCAGTTCAAGTTGTAATCGCTATGTTTTGTTTATATCATGAATCAAGTGTGATAGCTGCGGCTTCTGCATTAGAGGTTACGCAAAAAGAACCTCAAGTTACGATTCTATTAGAGCGTATGTATGTAGATGGAGAGGTAAGTGAGGAAATTTTCACTGAAAAAGTAGCAAATTTAGAACATTTTCTTCAGCAGTATAAAGAATGGCAGCTTGTCGATCGTGATGATACGCAAATTGTACTGCAAAAAAAGGTGGATGATATTTCACCACTACTTAAAACGAGTGGGTATTTTGGTGTTTCCAATGAGGGGATACTGCAAATTTTTAACGGTGTACCAAAAAGTGATAATGCGATTCACTCATTCTTCCAAATTGATATGAAAAAGCTAGAAAGTTATGATCGTGCAAAGCTAAAACGTGGTATTCGTATCAAGTCAAAAGAGCGTTTTGTGAAGACGATTGAGAAAATGAAGCAGTATGCAGTGCAAAATAAGAAAACCAGCAGCTGATGTGAGCTGCTGGTTTTCTTATTTGTTTTTATCTAAAATTTGTTTTGCAATTTCATCAATTAGCATATCTTTGCCGATAGGGTTGAATGCTTTTGTGTTAAAGACTTCATTGCTTACTTCGTAAACATGATTATTTTTTACAGCTTTGTTATCTTTCCAAACAGCACTATTTTTGTAGTCATCGAACACTTTATCTGCTTCGCCACCAAAGTTTACGATAAACATTTGATCAGGCTGGAATGCAACAAGGCCTTCTAATGATACTTGTGCCATCGTCTGTTTTAAATCTGTTCCTTTCGTTGCAGGTAGTTTTAAGTCATTAAAGAGAATATCACCATATCCGAAGCTACCATATACACGGAAGTTTTGCGGTGTTACAGCAAGGAACATAAAGTTTTCATCTTTTGTTTTCTCTTTAATTTTTTTAGATAAGGAATCTGCTTTTTTATCGTAGTCTGCAATCCATTTATCTGCTTTTTTCTCTTCGTCAAATAGCTTGCCTACTTCCTTAAATTTGTCGCGCCAGTTTTCTAAGTTTGTTTCTAGAACAACTGTTGGAGCAACTTTTGCTAATTGATCATAAATTTTCAATTGACGGTTGTTTAAAATAATTAAGTCTGGTTTTAAAGCAGTAACCGCTTCTAAATCAACTTTAGGTGCCCAGTACCAACCAACTGCTTTTACATCTTTCAGCTTTTCTTGCAAATGATCTTGGATTTTATCTTTATACGTGTTAGCTGTACCAACAGGTTTATGACCAAGAAGTAATAGTTCTTCAGATGATCCAGATAAGTCGACAATTCTTTTTGGGTTTGTCGGAATTTTAGCTTCACCTTTTGCATGTTTTACAACTTTTGTTTTCGGTTGTTCTTTTGGCTGTGCTTCTTCTTGTTTAGAAGAGCAACCAACAATGGTAAAAATAACAAGAATGAGAGTAAATAGAATAGATAGATTGCGTTTCACCTTTATGTAACCCCTTTAATTAATATTGATAATCATTATCGTCTTTGTAATATTAATTTGCTTTATGTTGTTCTGTCAATATGAAAAAAATGAAAAAGCTAAATAGAGAACATTTGTTGGGGTAGTCTCGCTTTTCTATCATTAAATATGTTAAAATGGAATACATGATTTGAGAGGGAGAGATCGTATTTTGTTTGAATATGTTACAGGCTATGTGGAATATGTAGGGCCAGAATATGTCGTTCTTGATCATAATGGAATCGGCTATCAAATTTTCACGCCAAATCCATATGTATTTCAAAGAAGTAAGCAAGAAATTCGTGTATATACATATCATTATGTGAGAGAAGATATTATGGCGCTCTATGGATTTAAGACACGTGAAGAGCGTTTGTTATTTACAAAACTTTTAGGTGTATCAGGAATCGGACCAAAAGGTGCACTTGCTATTTTAGC
This sequence is a window from Bacillus pseudomycoides DSM 12442. Protein-coding genes within it:
- the comGB gene encoding competence type IV pilus assembly protein ComGB, with protein sequence MFMFERKGWRLHEQVLLLRRLGELLEKGYSLLQALEFLQFQLSSQKQIQLQHIAEELKNGRSIHDAFHQLMFHPDILSYLFYAQRHGDISFALQQGSVLLHRKDKHQKDMMKVLRYPIFLSFFLLGILAVFNFVLLPQFETLYSSLRASSVSFTDHIMLLIRMLPYMIGGFFLCLVLGTCIYVFYIQKLPPVQRMNIMICIPLIKTFLILTNSHYFSVQLSGLLQGGLSVLEALTLMVEQKHHPFFQCEATRIEELLIAGEQLDSIIMKSGYYERELSYVIAHGQANGNLATELGDYSELTIEKMEGKIQRILVIIQPLLFTCIGIIVVLMYLAMIMPMFQMMNSI
- the comGC gene encoding competence type IV pilus major pilin ComGC — protein: MKNEKGFTLLEMLLVMVVISVLLLLIIPNVIKQRSSVQGKGCDAYVKSVEAQVQAYQLEKNKIPTVDELVKEKYITSTTCPKGEPISISSEDGTVSVGKS
- the comGE gene encoding competence type IV pilus minor pilin ComGE; its protein translation is MKCQKGSVMLEMLVSLSLLMMAVSLLLPQTLLIMQERKNIQFRYKAHSLLKREAALYMYQNQLKQQKEEAIDGVVYWIHWREEEVCTIWKDTKQRRMEQCRHVKK
- the comGF gene encoding competence type IV pilus minor pilin ComGF, coding for MALCTGYIGGKKKFVQFGKIPNKEGWNNVVMSKSKEVEAGFTLLEMMLCLLFLSIFFLLVPRLHSLFIEKPYSKQINSWEWNVFLEQVQLEFRESETGKGVELENKEALILFQMSNGANVTYEMLGNNIVRKVNTLGMEILLQKVNSVSYDLTPYMLIIHVQDISGKMYHGVATRYTPIELKT
- the comGG gene encoding competence type IV pilus minor pilin ComGG, coding for MRKQDGFAMPGTLILLFLLFSFFIYEINMLKSDQRFYKEAQQKFLLEEIADQAVSSIKDDLQEKEQNAVFSFRYENGEASGNYVFENEIIFVALQCMTKQNRSYKVNFQYDKINKRVMNWVEER
- a CDS encoding shikimate kinase, coding for MKSIYITGFMGAGKTTIGRMLSEQLHIPVVDTDQKIEEKQRKEIRAIFAEEGENAFRQYESEMLRSLLTSNVIITTGGGIVERAENRQWMKENGTVVYLYCDPYVIAERLREDTTRPLFQKENIEAFVEKFENRRAYYEEADIYIDTTNKSVEEIMGELLRKINA
- a CDS encoding YqzE family protein — its product is MSTNDYVRFMTQQFVSYMDAPKEDRKQKKEQRRAEKAPFLNRWFGMMPLSAALFYQNVKKKRKKSS
- a CDS encoding YhcN/YlaJ family sporulation lipoprotein, whose translation is MSKKIKIIAASLLVTSALAACGTPKNKSAMDGRNANYNYERTSYYDTQPYRNNVARTDRYTDYVTYRNGNRVTDNVYDRRNDVGYNYYRDVNYHGQMANPYPTRNVTMNNSYINNDGKTAERITNRVKGMNNVDRVSTVVRGNDVVIAVKPRNPVTDEKAMANEIRQAVANEVKNRNVYVTVKNDMFERVDAMNTRLRSGTVTNNLNRDISDLFRDVRAGLTGTVR
- a CDS encoding branched-chain amino acid ABC transporter substrate-binding protein; this encodes MKRIKDERLILQNLKNVRIAFLFQSIGIMGILGYIGFNEGIDQITKSPLWLLFILTSILLAYLQMGISIDAEENEKEMKLTLYYKLVLRSAIVGIIFAIIYVIFSPERPLWEGILMGSILFLCFLASYSVGYFIKKKRMQDIDE
- a CDS encoding BofC C-terminal domain-containing protein, yielding MKFMMVAVQVVIAMFCLYHESSVIAAASALEVTQKEPQVTILLERMYVDGEVSEEIFTEKVANLEHFLQQYKEWQLVDRDDTQIVLQKKVDDISPLLKTSGYFGVSNEGILQIFNGVPKSDNAIHSFFQIDMKKLESYDRAKLKRGIRIKSKERFVKTIEKMKQYAVQNKKTSS
- a CDS encoding iron-hydroxamate ABC transporter substrate-binding protein, coding for MKRNLSILFTLILVIFTIVGCSSKQEEAQPKEQPKTKVVKHAKGEAKIPTNPKRIVDLSGSSEELLLLGHKPVGTANTYKDKIQDHLQEKLKDVKAVGWYWAPKVDLEAVTALKPDLIILNNRQLKIYDQLAKVAPTVVLETNLENWRDKFKEVGKLFDEEKKADKWIADYDKKADSLSKKIKEKTKDENFMFLAVTPQNFRVYGSFGYGDILFNDLKLPATKGTDLKQTMAQVSLEGLVAFQPDQMFIVNFGGEADKVFDDYKNSAVWKDNKAVKNNHVYEVSNEVFNTKAFNPIGKDMLIDEIAKQILDKNK